The following are encoded in a window of Sporocytophaga myxococcoides DSM 11118 genomic DNA:
- a CDS encoding Crp/Fnr family transcriptional regulator has translation MADQLLNHIIKLVPSFENEVKGVLSYFEKKRYPKGHNLIVEQTSIDSFYFVNTGCLHLYYTDESGGQHTIHFALENWWITEYNSFLGRSSAQFGITSLEETEVMVISKTQFDRLLLEYPFMGIYYNLIHMKAYGASLLKQKTFATISKRDFYSYFTKQYPELIKRIPHQILASYIGVSPEELTFFKEQILS, from the coding sequence ATGGCAGATCAATTACTCAATCATATTATCAAACTAGTTCCTTCGTTTGAAAACGAGGTTAAAGGAGTACTTAGCTATTTTGAAAAGAAAAGATATCCTAAAGGTCACAATTTAATAGTTGAACAAACCTCAATAGACAGTTTTTATTTTGTCAATACCGGTTGTCTCCATCTTTATTATACAGATGAATCAGGCGGTCAGCATACCATTCATTTTGCTTTAGAAAATTGGTGGATTACTGAGTATAACTCTTTTTTGGGGCGTTCCTCTGCTCAGTTTGGTATAACTTCTTTGGAAGAAACAGAAGTTATGGTCATTAGTAAAACACAATTTGATAGATTGTTACTGGAATACCCTTTTATGGGAATATATTATAACTTGATTCATATGAAGGCATATGGAGCATCTTTGCTAAAGCAGAAAACATTTGCAACAATAAGTAAAAGAGACTTTTATAGTTATTTCACAAAGCAATATCCGGAATTGATAAAGCGAATTCCACATCAGATTTTAGCTTCTTATATTGGGGTTTCACCTGAAGAGCTCACTTTTTTCAAAGAACAAATACTTTCTTAA
- a CDS encoding carboxymuconolactone decarboxylase family protein produces the protein MGNRIKIQDVQPAAWKAMYNLSGYLGSTQLTKSQMELIKIRASQINGCAFCIDMHTKDALKSGETGQRIFLLNAWRETDIFSEEEKVLLAITEEITLISQHGLTDATYKKAKNFFSEELIAQAIMAVVIINAWNRIAISTQMPVAG, from the coding sequence ATGGGAAATCGAATTAAAATTCAGGATGTACAACCTGCTGCATGGAAAGCAATGTATAATTTGTCAGGATATCTTGGCAGCACTCAATTGACAAAATCTCAAATGGAGTTGATTAAAATCAGAGCTTCTCAAATCAATGGCTGTGCTTTTTGTATCGATATGCATACAAAGGATGCCTTAAAAAGCGGTGAAACAGGTCAACGCATATTTTTATTAAATGCCTGGAGAGAAACAGATATATTTTCAGAAGAAGAGAAAGTTCTATTGGCCATTACCGAAGAGATTACCTTAATAAGTCAACATGGTTTAACAGACGCAACTTATAAAAAAGCGAAAAACTTCTTTTCTGAAGAATTAATTGCTCAGGCAATTATGGCAGTTGTGATTATCAATGCCTGGAACCGTATCGCTATCAGCACTCAGATGCCTGTGGCCGGATAG
- the ispG gene encoding (E)-4-hydroxy-3-methylbut-2-enyl-diphosphate synthase has translation MGSIAPLIKAGSYKYNDNLTQYSRRKTIEVNIGDVPMGGNNPIRIQSMTTVDTMDTMGSVEQAIRMINSGCEYIRITAPSVKEAQNLENIKKELNRRGFFAPIVADIHFTPNAAELAARIVEKVRINPGNYADKKKFETIEYSETSYQAELERIREKFIPLVNICKEYGTAMRVGTNHGSLSDRILSRYGDTPLGMVESALEFVRICEELNYYNIVLSMKASNTQVMVQAYRLLVQKLNEEGLKPYPLHLGVTEAGEGEDGRIKSAVGIGTLLEDGLGDTVRVSLTEDPEFEAPVAKMLVDRYNIRAGHNSIKPIAHDESPVNPYMYQRRDTREVMNIGGGNVPRVIIDFSKVSDKKMDDLKSIGHFYMPLLDKWNMNDQGADFIYTGNNKVPFMLPNGLKEILNHSVWLRMDDRTNIFPLITLKDYFSAKPKHKTLNFIQLTIEDLDDEVMDKLRDDLTAVLIIDTFNLHALPEQRRAIFELMINEVPVPVIIMRKYPSMEDEQLQLYAATDCGGLLIDGLGDGILLSTELVNVKSKDLHLKLLKTLNTTSFGILQAARTRMSKTEYISCPSCGRTLFDLQETTAMIRKRTDHLKGIKIGIMGCIVNGPGEMADADYGYVGVGKGKIALYRGQNVIKKSVPSENAVDELIELIREDGKWLEPNATILE, from the coding sequence ATGGGATCAATTGCTCCTTTAATTAAAGCCGGTTCTTACAAATACAATGACAATCTGACCCAGTATTCGCGTCGAAAAACTATCGAGGTGAATATTGGCGATGTCCCGATGGGGGGAAACAACCCTATCCGAATCCAATCCATGACGACAGTCGATACAATGGATACTATGGGTTCGGTAGAACAGGCCATCCGAATGATCAACTCAGGATGTGAATACATCCGGATTACCGCTCCAAGCGTGAAGGAAGCCCAGAACCTGGAAAATATCAAAAAGGAGTTGAACCGCAGAGGATTTTTTGCGCCCATCGTTGCTGACATCCACTTTACTCCGAATGCAGCAGAACTAGCTGCCCGCATTGTAGAAAAGGTAAGGATCAACCCGGGTAATTATGCTGATAAAAAGAAGTTTGAGACTATCGAGTACAGCGAGACTTCTTACCAGGCAGAACTGGAGAGAATCAGAGAAAAATTCATTCCCCTTGTAAATATCTGCAAAGAGTATGGAACTGCTATGAGAGTTGGTACGAATCACGGTTCTCTTTCAGACAGAATCCTAAGCCGTTACGGAGATACCCCTCTGGGAATGGTGGAATCTGCTCTTGAGTTTGTGAGAATTTGCGAAGAGTTAAACTATTATAATATCGTCCTGTCCATGAAGGCCAGCAACACTCAGGTAATGGTGCAGGCGTATCGCCTTCTGGTGCAGAAGTTGAATGAAGAAGGTCTGAAACCTTACCCGCTTCATCTTGGAGTAACGGAAGCAGGTGAAGGAGAAGATGGAAGAATAAAATCTGCTGTTGGAATCGGTACATTGTTGGAAGATGGACTAGGAGACACTGTCAGAGTTTCTCTTACTGAAGATCCTGAATTTGAGGCACCAGTTGCCAAAATGCTTGTTGACCGATACAATATCAGAGCAGGACACAATTCGATTAAGCCGATTGCGCATGATGAAAGTCCTGTCAATCCATACATGTATCAGAGAAGAGATACAAGGGAAGTGATGAACATCGGTGGTGGCAATGTGCCAAGAGTGATCATTGATTTCAGCAAAGTCTCTGACAAGAAAATGGATGATTTAAAATCCATCGGGCATTTTTATATGCCTTTGCTGGATAAATGGAATATGAATGATCAGGGTGCAGATTTCATTTATACAGGAAATAACAAAGTGCCATTCATGCTGCCTAACGGTCTGAAAGAAATCCTGAACCACTCTGTATGGTTGAGAATGGACGACAGAACGAATATATTCCCGTTGATCACGTTGAAGGATTACTTCTCAGCAAAGCCAAAACATAAAACGCTGAATTTTATTCAGCTTACCATAGAAGACCTTGACGATGAGGTGATGGATAAACTGCGAGATGACCTTACTGCTGTTCTGATCATTGATACATTTAACCTCCACGCCCTTCCTGAGCAAAGAAGAGCCATATTCGAACTGATGATCAATGAGGTACCGGTGCCTGTGATCATTATGAGAAAATATCCATCTATGGAAGATGAGCAGTTGCAGTTATATGCAGCAACAGACTGCGGCGGATTATTGATCGATGGTCTTGGTGACGGAATTTTATTGAGTACAGAACTTGTTAATGTAAAGAGCAAGGATCTGCATCTGAAGCTTCTTAAAACACTTAATACTACTTCTTTCGGAATTCTTCAGGCGGCAAGAACCAGAATGTCGAAGACGGAATACATTTCTTGTCCATCTTGCGGAAGAACGCTTTTTGACCTTCAGGAAACAACAGCAATGATCCGTAAAAGAACAGATCACCTTAAAGGAATCAAGATCGGAATCATGGGCTGTATTGTAAATGGTCCTGGTGAAATGGCGGATGCAGATTACGGTTATGTAGGAGTAGGGAAAGGCAAGATCGCCTTGTACAGAGGACAAAATGTAATCAAGAAATCTGTGCCTTCTGAAAATGCAGTAGACGAGCTTATTGAATTGATCAGAGAAGATGGAAAATGGCTTGAGCCAAACGCAACAATATTAGAGTAG
- a CDS encoding MmcQ/YjbR family DNA-binding protein, with protein MNIEDFRSYCLAKKGVTEEFPFGGETLVFKVMGKMFALTDVDLFAGVNLKCDPEEAEQLRESYPAIQPGYHMNKKHWNTVDMDGSLDDKFICGLIDQSYDLVVKGLTKTQKELLTKL; from the coding sequence GTGAATATAGAAGATTTCAGATCGTATTGCCTTGCCAAGAAAGGCGTCACAGAAGAGTTTCCTTTTGGGGGAGAGACGTTGGTATTTAAGGTAATGGGCAAAATGTTTGCTTTGACAGACGTAGATCTTTTTGCAGGTGTGAATCTGAAATGCGATCCTGAAGAGGCAGAGCAATTGAGAGAATCATATCCTGCCATTCAGCCGGGTTATCATATGAATAAAAAACATTGGAACACAGTAGACATGGATGGATCACTGGATGATAAATTCATATGCGGACTGATAGACCAATCCTACGACCTGGTGGTAAAAGGCCTTACCAAAACTCAGAAAGAATTATTAACTAAGCTTTGA
- a CDS encoding Crp/Fnr family transcriptional regulator has product MIEVLLDHISKYTKLNNEATEEIAKSFGTFELHKRRLILSEGELCSRIYFVAKGCLRMFYLDEKGTEQTIQFALENWWMTDIDAFNRKGIATFSIQAVENTTVLGINKDDWDLLLEKHPGLEKYFRIIYERAYAASLTRMKFFRLPKDEFYKFFSLKYPAFIQRIPQKLLASFLGFTPEYLSELRKKK; this is encoded by the coding sequence ATGATTGAAGTACTACTGGACCATATAAGTAAATATACTAAACTCAACAACGAAGCTACAGAGGAGATTGCGAAGTCGTTTGGTACATTTGAGCTACATAAAAGAAGACTTATACTTTCAGAAGGAGAATTGTGTTCCCGCATTTATTTTGTTGCAAAAGGATGTTTACGAATGTTTTATTTGGATGAAAAAGGAACAGAACAAACTATCCAATTTGCTCTTGAAAATTGGTGGATGACTGATATAGATGCTTTTAACAGAAAAGGCATTGCGACTTTTTCTATTCAGGCCGTGGAAAACACTACAGTATTGGGTATAAATAAAGATGATTGGGATTTATTACTGGAAAAGCATCCTGGTTTAGAAAAATATTTTCGGATTATCTACGAGAGAGCTTATGCTGCTTCATTGACCCGAATGAAGTTTTTTAGATTACCCAAAGACGAATTCTATAAGTTTTTTAGTTTGAAATATCCAGCATTTATTCAAAGAATACCTCAGAAGTTATTGGCTTCCTTTTTAGGTTTTACTCCGGAATATTTGAGTGAATTGCGGAAGAAGAAATAG
- a CDS encoding HEPN domain-containing protein — MKTSLEHLPEHKREELKLITDHIAAQMQPDYVLLFGSYARGNWVEDEYTEDGILYGYKSDYDILVITETKLDNALSNKWRELEKYVAQLHTTAPVNLIQHSWGYLKSELAHGSYFFTDVVKDGVILYDNGRNVDYPIAVPEFIDPEKVKARAKEEYDLWFESANDFLETFRFNFEKEKYKIAAFQLHQATERYYTALLLVFTGYKEKIHDIEELGSQVEAINADFKKVFPRQSPEQDERFKLLKKAYIDARYKKTFSISKEDLEYLSERVEMLRDMVKTKCEERIGE; from the coding sequence TTGAAAACTAGCCTAGAACACCTGCCGGAGCACAAAAGAGAAGAGTTAAAGCTCATCACGGATCATATTGCAGCGCAAATGCAGCCTGATTATGTTTTGCTGTTTGGCTCATATGCCCGTGGTAACTGGGTAGAGGATGAGTATACAGAAGATGGTATTCTTTATGGATATAAGAGTGACTATGATATTCTTGTCATAACTGAAACCAAGCTTGATAATGCCTTGTCGAATAAGTGGAGAGAGCTTGAAAAATATGTTGCTCAGTTACATACTACTGCTCCTGTAAATCTTATTCAGCATAGTTGGGGATATCTCAAAAGTGAACTTGCTCACGGAAGCTATTTTTTTACAGATGTTGTGAAAGATGGTGTCATCCTATATGATAACGGAAGAAATGTTGATTATCCCATAGCCGTTCCCGAGTTTATTGATCCTGAAAAAGTAAAGGCAAGAGCTAAGGAAGAGTATGATTTGTGGTTTGAAAGTGCCAATGATTTTTTGGAGACATTTAGATTCAATTTTGAAAAAGAGAAATATAAAATAGCTGCATTTCAGCTCCATCAGGCAACAGAAAGATATTATACTGCTCTGTTATTAGTCTTCACAGGATACAAAGAAAAGATTCACGACATAGAAGAACTCGGCAGTCAGGTAGAAGCTATAAATGCTGACTTTAAGAAAGTATTTCCTCGTCAATCACCTGAACAAGATGAACGATTTAAACTGCTCAAGAAAGCTTACATAGATGCCAGATATAAAAAGACATTTTCGATAAGCAAAGAAGACCTGGAGTATTTGAGTGAAAGAGTAGAGATGTTGCGAGATATGGTGAAGACAAAATGTGAGGAGAGGATTGGGGAGTAA
- a CDS encoding WG repeat-containing protein, producing the protein MKRSTLFLAVGLLFSLAGNAQPIPFKQGDKYGYKNKATGQVVINPIYDRVVPFSEDRALVRRQSKNYFIDQDGKIKIVLEYDSVLSFSEGFAAVKKNGTWGYIDKLGLVKIKLEFPEASSFSQGMAVVKKEGRYGYIDKTGKVVIAPEYGNAFEFSNDLAAVSKDGKFGYINQKGKVVIPYAYQEAGNFMEGAAIVKKGDAYGMIDKTGKTILPVEYEWASVFSDGLVRVQKNKKWGFADKTGSVVIPLNFDWASDFTDGLAKVKVGNKYGFINKTGAEVIKPIYDWAEDFDGNVVMVVKNGTWGALNKTGETVSPFKYRIVRPFSEERAIVIEGGKYGYIDNKGKLVIPAEYDYAYDFVNGWAEVVKDGKSTFIDLKGTCVKYCK; encoded by the coding sequence ATGAAGAGAAGTACTCTTTTTTTAGCTGTTGGACTGCTTTTTTCACTTGCTGGCAACGCTCAACCGATTCCATTTAAACAAGGAGATAAATACGGATACAAAAATAAAGCAACTGGTCAGGTGGTGATCAATCCTATTTACGACAGGGTAGTGCCATTTTCAGAAGACAGAGCTTTGGTAAGAAGACAAAGCAAAAACTACTTCATAGATCAGGATGGTAAAATCAAAATTGTATTGGAGTATGATTCTGTACTTTCATTTTCTGAAGGCTTTGCAGCTGTAAAGAAAAATGGTACTTGGGGATATATAGATAAACTTGGTTTGGTGAAAATCAAATTGGAGTTTCCGGAAGCATCATCCTTCAGTCAGGGAATGGCAGTTGTGAAAAAGGAAGGCAGATACGGATATATTGACAAAACAGGAAAAGTTGTAATCGCTCCTGAATATGGCAATGCATTTGAATTCTCTAATGATCTCGCAGCTGTAAGTAAAGATGGCAAGTTCGGCTACATCAATCAGAAAGGAAAAGTGGTAATACCATATGCTTATCAGGAAGCCGGTAACTTTATGGAAGGTGCTGCTATAGTTAAGAAAGGCGATGCTTACGGAATGATTGATAAGACTGGGAAAACAATATTACCAGTAGAATACGAATGGGCTTCTGTATTCTCAGACGGATTGGTAAGAGTGCAGAAAAACAAGAAGTGGGGTTTTGCTGATAAGACTGGCTCAGTAGTAATTCCTCTGAACTTTGATTGGGCATCTGACTTCACAGACGGACTCGCTAAAGTGAAAGTCGGCAACAAATACGGCTTCATTAACAAAACCGGAGCAGAAGTGATCAAGCCAATCTATGATTGGGCGGAAGACTTTGATGGTAATGTAGTGATGGTGGTAAAGAACGGAACCTGGGGCGCACTGAATAAAACAGGAGAGACAGTATCTCCATTCAAATACAGAATTGTAAGACCATTCTCTGAAGAAAGAGCCATCGTTATTGAAGGTGGTAAATATGGTTATATAGACAACAAAGGAAAGCTTGTTATTCCTGCGGAGTATGACTATGCTTATGACTTTGTAAATGGTTGGGCAGAGGTAGTAAAAGATGGTAAGTCGACCTTCATAGATTTGAAGGGTACTTGTGTGAAGTATTGTAAGTAA
- a CDS encoding DUF6728 family protein yields MKLKDYFALGAVFGYFFRKKDPNRPKNFNIKAMHAVNRLAMLMFLICVIVIIWRALFRQ; encoded by the coding sequence ATGAAATTAAAAGACTATTTTGCTTTGGGAGCAGTGTTTGGATATTTCTTCAGAAAGAAAGATCCGAACCGTCCGAAGAACTTCAACATAAAAGCAATGCATGCCGTCAACAGACTGGCCATGCTGATGTTCCTCATTTGTGTGATTGTAATTATCTGGAGAGCTTTATTCAGACAATAA
- a CDS encoding SDR family oxidoreductase, whose protein sequence is MKKVIVVSGGTRGIGKAIVFKFAEEGFDVITCSRKADQLQTLEAEFVKKFPGSKLTGVQADLSKKEDVTSFVKKINEVTKRFDVLVNNTGVFLPGQIHKEEEGALEFQIETNLYSAYNLTRGLVQRMINEKSGYIFNICSTASITAYTNGGSYCISKFAMYGMTKVLREEMKPYGIKVTAVLPGATLTSSWEGAGLPDERFMKPEDVADAIFSTYSLSKNTVVEEILLRPQEGDIG, encoded by the coding sequence ATGAAAAAGGTTATTGTGGTCTCTGGCGGGACCCGGGGAATAGGAAAAGCGATCGTTTTCAAATTTGCAGAAGAGGGGTTTGATGTCATTACTTGTTCACGTAAAGCAGATCAGCTTCAAACACTTGAAGCTGAGTTTGTAAAGAAATTTCCGGGTAGCAAATTGACTGGAGTACAAGCTGATTTATCTAAAAAAGAAGATGTGACTTCTTTTGTCAAAAAGATTAACGAAGTAACTAAAAGATTTGATGTACTCGTCAATAATACCGGCGTATTTCTTCCAGGACAAATACACAAGGAAGAAGAAGGAGCTCTTGAATTTCAGATTGAAACGAACCTTTATAGTGCCTATAACCTGACTCGAGGTCTTGTTCAGCGAATGATCAATGAAAAAAGTGGCTATATTTTTAATATTTGCTCCACTGCAAGTATCACAGCATATACAAATGGAGGTTCTTATTGCATTTCAAAATTTGCTATGTATGGAATGACAAAAGTGCTGAGAGAGGAAATGAAACCATACGGTATTAAAGTTACTGCTGTGTTGCCTGGAGCGACATTAACTTCCAGTTGGGAAGGAGCAGGGCTACCTGATGAACGTTTTATGAAACCAGAGGATGTTGCTGATGCGATCTTTTCAACCTACAGTTTATCGAAAAATACAGTAGTGGAAGAAATTCTTTTACGCCCTCAGGAAGGTGATATTGGATAG